CAGAACGTGCGCAGCTCGCCCACGTTGTCCTCGAACGCGATCTGCAGCGACCAGTGCCGTACACCCGTGGTGGGGTTGGTTATCAGCACCTCGCCGATGAACGAGTCGCCGTAGGAGTGCAGCACCCGGAAGGTGCCGATCGCGTCGGTCCGCTGCCGGCCCGACGCCTCCGCGCCCGCGATCAGTGACCTCTCCCCCACGCCGCTCGGCGTGGGGGCACCGTGGCCCGGCACCCGGGACAGCTCCGGCGTCTCCGGCCCCGGGTCGGAGGTCTGCGCGGTGTCGACACCGGGCGCCGCGGCCTGCTGTGCGGCGTCGAACGGCACCAGCGTCAGCGCGGCGGCCAGCAGGCCGATCGCCACCCCGGACACGGCCAGCACCGGCACCCACGGCACCGGGCCCCGGTCCCGCTCGACCGGCACCGACCGCCGCCCACCGTGCCTCGCCGGCATACGCTCCCCATCCACGTGTTCCGTCACGACCGAGTGAGATTAGCCGGATCGTTGCCCGGATGAACATGGCGCGTACCGGATTGACCGAATCCACGCTCGATCGTGGACGGTCACGTGAGCGGGCTCACGACCGGACGCCGACCAGGTCGAGCAGTTCCGGCAACCCGTCCACGCCGCGGCCGACCCGGCGCAGGCGCAGCACCAGCGCGGCCGCGGTCAGCACCGGCGGACCGTCCGGCAGGGCCGGATCGAGCCGCTCACGCGTCCAGACCTCGATGTCGTCCCAGCTGAAGAACCGCTCCCGCCCGGCCGGCCGCATCGACACCGGCATCGGCGCGCCCGGCTCACCGAACGTACCGGTCAGCCAGGCGCGGAACCACTCCTCCGGCCGGGCCAGCCGGGCCGCCGCCTCCGGGATCGTCACCGGGTCGCG
This genomic window from Catenuloplanes niger contains:
- a CDS encoding cellulose binding domain-containing protein translates to MPVERDRGPVPWVPVLAVSGVAIGLLAAALTLVPFDAAQQAAAPGVDTAQTSDPGPETPELSRVPGHGAPTPSGVGERSLIAGAEASGRQRTDAIGTFRVLHSYGDSFIGEVLITNPTTGVRHWSLQIAFEDNVGELRTFWVESAPQATMSRDGSLYTFISTVPLSAGASVSLRLHLERTGTDAPPRLCQVNGGVCGVA